Genomic DNA from Spirochaeta cellobiosiphila DSM 17781:
AAGAAGTCAGGCCCCACTCTCTACTGCTTATAGCCAGAGAACCAAGAGCTTATCATTCCCCTCTTGAGAAGCTCGGTATTGATATCCTTTATCACCAATCTGAAGATCTCTCTGGATTACTTAATGTCCTGGGAAAGAGAGGTATCATTAGTCTACTCGTGGAAGCGGGTACTAAGCTCGCTTCCAGCTTATGGAGGGAATCTTTAGTGAATGAACTGACCCTTATTCAATCACCTTTCACTTTAGGACAGGGGACTCCCTTTCTCAAAGAGGATGTTCCCCTAGATCTGCGATCCTCCTGGATGGTGAACCCTCCCGAGCTTTGGGGACAGGACTGTCTTATGAACTGGATACACAAGGATTCCCTATGTTTACAGGCATAATACAGGACTTGGGACGTGTTGAGGAGATACAGAGGAAAGGTAAATCCTTTAGCTACTGCATCCATACAAATCTGGAAGAGGATCTACCAGTAGGAAGTTCTCTGGCGGTTAACGGAGTATGCCAGACGGTCGTAAAAATGGTCAACCATAGTATCCATGTGGAGGTTTTAGCTTCAACCTTGGAGAAAACAAACCTGGGATGTTTAAAAACAGGTTCTCCTGTGAACTTGGAAAGAGCCTTGAAGATGTCTGATTATCTGGATGGACATCTGGTTCAGGGACATGTAGAGACAACAGTCGTACTCCAGGCCCTAACCTCTTCAGGACTCGGACATATCCTACGATTTACCAAACCACAGAAACTCTTTGGTCTGATACCAGAAGGGTCTATCTGCCTGGATGGAGTAAGTCTCACGATCAGTGCCTTAGGTTATGACTATCTGGAAGTACAGATCATCCCTGAGACATGGAAGAGGACCCTCTTCCATACCAGAAGGCCTGGTGATCATATCAATATAGAAACAGATATACTCCTTCGCCGGGAATCAAAAGAACACAGTGGTGTTACAAAAGAAAAATTACAGTTATGGGGGTATTAATCCTATGAAAATAACAACAGAGCAAGCTATAGACCTATTGAAGGATGGTCAAATGATCATTCTAACTGATGACAAGAACCGAGAAAATGAAGGAGATATTCTCTTTCTGGCTCATAAAGCACAGAAAGAACATGTGGATTTCTTAACACGGGAGGCCAGGGGCTTAATCTGTGTAGCCTTAAGTCCTGAAAGGGCAGATCAATTCCAACTTCTTCCCATGGTGACCCATAACGAAAGTGTACATAAGACAGCTTTCACCCTATCAGTTGATGCCAATAATGGAGGAACAGGAATAAGCGTTCATGACAGATGGGAAGCCATTAAGGCTTTAGGAGCCGACCAGCCTGACAGGAAAAGCCTTGTGTCACCGGGACATGTCTTTCCTCTAAGGGCTCAAAAGGGAGGATTATGGGTACGACAGGGACACACAGAAGGGGCTGTGGCCCTGGCGGAATTAGCACAGGAACAACCGGCAATGGTCATCTGTGAGATTCTGGGAAAGGGAGAAGACATGGCTAGAGGTCAGGAACTCATAGACTTCGCCAAGACTCATCACCTGGGAATCCTTTCGATGAATGAGCTCCAGGACTATCTCGTCAAAGGAACAGCCCGCACCTTGCTCCAGACAGAATGGGGAGAATTGGTGATGGAAACCTACCCTCCAGAACATCCTGAACAGGAACCACCTTTTCTCCTGTACTCTCCCCATATTGATTGGGAAGAAAGCTTTGACCTACGCATTCATTCAGAATGCTTAACGGGAGAAGTATTAGGCTCACGCCACTGTGACTGTAGAGAACAACTCCAACAATCAATAAAGCACATCAGCAGAACAAAGGGAGCGCTCCTGTATCTGCGACAGGAAGGTCGGGGAATCGGACTAGCAGAAAAGATAAAAGCTTATGCCCTCCAACAGGAGGGACAAGATACTTATGAGGCCAATGAAAGTCTCGGACATGCTCCGGATAGTCGTGACTATCATTATGCCGCACGCATACTAAGAAGCAAAAAGGTATCAACCTTTAAACTTTTGACAAATAATCCAGACAAAGTAGAGAACATGCGCGCTCAGGGATTTCAAATTGAAAGACTATCCTGGGAGATAGAAGCGAACGATATTAATCGTTCTTACCTAAAAACAAAGAAAATCAAATTCCATCATCACCTGCAAGGAGTATAAAGATGACAGAGATAATAGGACAATTAAACATAACAGAAGCAAAGGTTGCCATTGTCATTGGCAGATTCAATTCCCTTATCACAGAACAGCTATTAGAAGGAGCTATTGACGGCCTGACACGACATGGATTAGCTAAAGAAGATATTACCCTTGTCAGAGTACCAGGAGCTTTTGAGATTCCCCTTATGGCTCAAAAACTGGCCCGAACCTCCTCTTTTGATGCCATTCTTTGCTTAGGTGCAGTAATTAGAGGGAACACACCTCACTTTGATTATGTATCTGCAGAAGTATCCAAAGGAATTAGTCAGGTCAGTTTAAAGGAAAATCTACCAATCATATTTGGTGTTCTTACTACAGACAATATGGAACAGGCTTTGGAGAGGGCAGGAGTCAAATCAGGGAACAAAGGCTTCGATGCGGCCTTAACAACTATTGAAATGATTAATCTCGGAAGAAGTTTGTAATATCCCTGAAGAAATGTTCTTGTTGCATTGGAACCTTGCAGATTCCTTTGCAACAAGATTTTACCCCCTTCTATAGAAGAAGCTGTATTACCATTATCACTGCAAAAAGAATAATAGCCAGAGAAGGAACTAATTCAGCAAAGAAGAGAAGTCCACTGTATTTGCTATGAATATTTTCTACTAAAAAGTGTCTACCTTTTATGACTAACAAAGCCAGCAGGGACATGGTCAGGAATCCACCTAAAGAGACACCCAGCACCATAAGACTCATAAAGGGAATGATCTGATTTGCCAAACCATAGACTAAAAGAGCACTGCTTACAGGACAGGGAATCAAGCCCACAGCCAGAGCTAGTTTAAAGGGGGATTTAAATCGACGATGATCCACATGCTGACAATGGTCGTGGTCGTGGTCGTGGTCGTGGTCGTGGTCGTGGTCCGCATGATTGTGATGAGGTTTCAGGTGACTTAGCAAGTGGCCTATCCCTAATATCATGATTAATCCATAGGCAATCAATTGAAGATAATAAGAAGTATCCACCCCATTCGATCGCCCCACAAAGGCTTTAATCACTCCATAACTAAGAATAACAACAACAAAAGCAGACACACTATCAACAATATTAACAAAGAGGCTGTACCACAAACCTGTGGAAACCTTCGAATCTTCTGAAGAGAAATAAGCTATTGTGAATACTTTGCCATGACCAGGGCCAATAATGTGAACCATTCCAAAAAGGATGGCTAGACCAAAGGCTAACCAAAAGGACGCCCAGTTATGTTGATCTATCACTTGTCTGGATAAATGGGCTATCTCATTTTGAAGATAATAAGCAGCATTTCTAATAAAATCAGGAACACGGCTACCATATACTTCAGGGACAGGTTTAGAACTTCCTGTGAAAGGATTAGCAAAAAGTGCCCCTCCTAGTAAAAGCATAAAGATTGTAAAACCTGAGGCTTTTTTGTTCATTAGTTCTCCTTTAAAAAGACTCCCGGAACTTCAATAGTTCCCCAGCCTAATGTATCTCGTTTTAGTTTTTCTTGAATGACTGTCACATTAGTGCCAGGAATAGAATCAGGACAGGAAGTTAGTCGCATATCGGCAAAATAAGTTTTATCCCAGGGAATGATTTCCATGTCATTCCAGCTCTGTTTGAGGGGAACGTCAAAATCATAGATTAGTTTATGGTTTTTGATGGAGGCCTTGAAATTACTGGCAAGGGGAATATCAACTTTTTTACCATCTCTGACTATATCAAGAAAGTAGTCATAATTGATCATATTCCGGAAAACAATGCGGTTGATCTCATCTTGTTCATTCTGTTCTAGAATATCATTACGATTTACATCATAATTTAAAATCATATCGGAACTAAAATACT
This window encodes:
- the ribH gene encoding 6,7-dimethyl-8-ribityllumazine synthase; this encodes MTEIIGQLNITEAKVAIVIGRFNSLITEQLLEGAIDGLTRHGLAKEDITLVRVPGAFEIPLMAQKLARTSSFDAILCLGAVIRGNTPHFDYVSAEVSKGISQVSLKENLPIIFGVLTTDNMEQALERAGVKSGNKGFDAALTTIEMINLGRSL
- the ribB gene encoding 3,4-dihydroxy-2-butanone-4-phosphate synthase, coding for MKITTEQAIDLLKDGQMIILTDDKNRENEGDILFLAHKAQKEHVDFLTREARGLICVALSPERADQFQLLPMVTHNESVHKTAFTLSVDANNGGTGISVHDRWEAIKALGADQPDRKSLVSPGHVFPLRAQKGGLWVRQGHTEGAVALAELAQEQPAMVICEILGKGEDMARGQELIDFAKTHHLGILSMNELQDYLVKGTARTLLQTEWGELVMETYPPEHPEQEPPFLLYSPHIDWEESFDLRIHSECLTGEVLGSRHCDCREQLQQSIKHISRTKGALLYLRQEGRGIGLAEKIKAYALQQEGQDTYEANESLGHAPDSRDYHYAARILRSKKVSTFKLLTNNPDKVENMRAQGFQIERLSWEIEANDINRSYLKTKKIKFHHHLQGV
- a CDS encoding riboflavin synthase, whose translation is MFTGIIQDLGRVEEIQRKGKSFSYCIHTNLEEDLPVGSSLAVNGVCQTVVKMVNHSIHVEVLASTLEKTNLGCLKTGSPVNLERALKMSDYLDGHLVQGHVETTVVLQALTSSGLGHILRFTKPQKLFGLIPEGSICLDGVSLTISALGYDYLEVQIIPETWKRTLFHTRRPGDHINIETDILLRRESKEHSGVTKEKLQLWGY
- a CDS encoding DUF1007 family protein is translated as MKNFFYILLLFLSPSLWAHPHLWIDVDLNFTSSGLLHVHWTFDEYFSSDMILNYDVNRNDILEQNEQDEINRIVFRNMINYDYFLDIVRDGKKVDIPLASNFKASIKNHKLIYDFDVPLKQSWNDMEIIPWDKTYFADMRLTSCPDSIPGTNVTVIQEKLKRDTLGWGTIEVPGVFLKEN